A single genomic interval of Streptomyces sp. 1222.5 harbors:
- a CDS encoding NADH-quinone oxidoreductase subunit J yields MNATQLAAYTTSTGEAFQFWVLGTVAVIGALCTVFMKKAVHSALCLAGTMIVLAVFYLANGAYFLGIVQIVVYTGAIMMLFLFVVMLVGVTAADSLKETIKGQRWLALLCGVGFGVLLFAGIANASLKDFDGIGQANANGNVEGLAALIFTKYVFAFEITGALLITAAVGAMVLTHRERTERAKTQRELAEQRIREGVHIPPLPAPGVYARHNAVDIAGLLPDGTTSELTVSKTLRERGQIRDVSTEALNDLKALEQRAEERLERRAVAPATFKRSEEASK; encoded by the coding sequence ATGAACGCGACGCAGCTCGCCGCCTACACCACCTCCACCGGTGAGGCCTTCCAGTTCTGGGTCCTCGGCACCGTCGCGGTGATCGGCGCCTTGTGCACCGTCTTCATGAAGAAGGCCGTGCACAGCGCGCTCTGCCTGGCCGGCACCATGATCGTCCTGGCGGTGTTCTACCTCGCCAACGGCGCCTACTTCCTGGGCATCGTGCAGATCGTCGTCTACACCGGCGCGATCATGATGCTGTTCCTGTTCGTGGTGATGCTCGTCGGCGTCACGGCCGCGGACTCGCTCAAGGAGACCATCAAGGGCCAGCGCTGGCTGGCCCTCCTCTGCGGGGTCGGCTTCGGCGTCCTGCTGTTCGCCGGCATCGCGAACGCCTCCCTGAAGGACTTCGACGGCATCGGCCAGGCGAACGCCAACGGCAACGTGGAGGGCCTCGCGGCCCTCATCTTCACCAAGTACGTGTTCGCCTTCGAAATCACCGGCGCCCTGCTGATCACGGCCGCCGTCGGCGCCATGGTGCTCACGCACCGCGAGCGCACCGAGCGCGCCAAGACCCAGCGCGAGCTGGCCGAACAGCGCATCCGCGAGGGCGTGCACATTCCGCCGCTGCCCGCCCCCGGCGTCTACGCCCGGCACAACGCCGTGGACATCGCGGGACTGCTGCCCGACGGCACCACGTCCGAGCTGACCGTCAGCAAGACGCTGCGCGAGCGCGGCCAGATCCGTGACGTGTCCACGGAGGCGCTCAACGACCTGAAGGCGCTGGAGCAGCGCGCGGAAGAACGCCTGGAGCGCCGGGCGGTCGCACCGGCCACGTTCAAGAGGTCCGAGGAGGCGTCGAAGTGA
- the recQ gene encoding DNA helicase RecQ, with the protein MGATGGISEMPMVTEGPGAADSEALATLHRVFGYEAFRGEQQGIIEHVVAGGDAVVLMPTGGGKSLCYQIPALVRPGTGVVVSPLIALMQDQVDALRALGVRAGFVNSTQDFDERRMVEAEFLAGELDLLYLAPERLRLDTTLDLLSRGKISVFAIDEAHCVSQWGHDFRPDYLTLSLLGERWPDVPRIALTATATHATHEEITQRLNLPAARHFVASFDRPNIQYRIVPKADPKKQLLAFLREEHAGDAGIVYCLSRNSVERTAEFLTANGIDAVPYHAGLDAAMRAEHQSRFLREDGLVVVATIAFGMGIDKPDVRFVAHLDLPKSIEGYYQETGRAGRDGLPSTAWMAYGLNDVIQQRKLIQSGEGDEAFRRRAASHLDAMLALCETARCRRGQLLAYFGQDPDGSACGNCDTCLTPPQTWDGTIAAQKVLSTVVRLQRERGQKFGAMQIVDILLGKRTAKVIQFDHDQLSVFGIGQDHAEGEWRGVVRQLLAQGLLAVEGEYGTLVLTESSGSVLRREREVPLRKEPEKPAGSRSRSGGGSGGDRKAKAVAELPEELLPAFEALRAWRAEQAREQGVPAYVIFHDATLREIVSRRPSSVRELGTVNGVGEKKLVTYGEGVLEVLASLNGEAPAPATAPAPSGAGDPEDHWPDEPEPDDWI; encoded by the coding sequence ATGGGCGCGACGGGCGGAATCAGCGAGATGCCAATGGTGACCGAAGGGCCGGGCGCGGCCGACAGCGAGGCGCTGGCCACACTGCACCGCGTCTTCGGATACGAGGCCTTCCGGGGCGAGCAGCAGGGGATCATCGAGCACGTGGTGGCGGGCGGTGACGCCGTCGTCCTCATGCCCACCGGTGGCGGAAAGTCCCTCTGCTACCAGATCCCGGCCCTGGTCCGGCCCGGCACCGGCGTGGTGGTCTCACCGCTGATCGCCCTGATGCAGGACCAGGTCGACGCCCTGCGCGCCCTCGGCGTGCGGGCCGGCTTCGTGAACTCCACCCAGGACTTCGACGAGCGGCGCATGGTCGAGGCCGAGTTCCTGGCCGGCGAGCTGGACCTGCTGTACCTGGCGCCGGAGCGGCTGCGCCTGGACACCACGCTCGACCTGCTGTCCCGCGGCAAGATCTCGGTCTTCGCGATCGACGAGGCGCACTGCGTCTCCCAGTGGGGCCACGACTTCCGCCCCGACTACCTCACCCTGTCCCTCCTCGGCGAGCGCTGGCCGGACGTCCCGCGGATCGCGCTGACCGCCACGGCCACGCACGCCACCCACGAGGAGATCACCCAGCGGCTGAACCTGCCGGCGGCCCGCCACTTCGTCGCCAGCTTCGACCGGCCCAACATCCAGTACCGGATCGTGCCCAAGGCCGACCCGAAGAAGCAGCTGCTCGCCTTCCTCCGCGAGGAGCACGCGGGCGACGCCGGCATCGTCTACTGCCTCTCACGCAATTCGGTGGAGCGAACGGCCGAGTTCCTGACCGCCAACGGCATCGACGCGGTGCCGTACCACGCGGGCCTGGACGCGGCCATGCGCGCCGAGCACCAGTCCCGGTTTCTGCGCGAGGACGGCCTGGTCGTCGTCGCGACCATCGCCTTCGGCATGGGCATCGACAAGCCGGACGTCCGCTTCGTCGCCCATCTTGACCTGCCCAAGTCCATCGAGGGCTACTACCAGGAGACCGGCCGCGCGGGCCGCGACGGTCTGCCGTCCACGGCCTGGATGGCGTACGGCCTGAACGACGTCATACAGCAGCGCAAGCTGATCCAGTCCGGTGAGGGCGACGAGGCGTTCCGCCGCCGGGCCGCCTCCCACCTCGACGCCATGCTCGCGCTGTGCGAGACGGCCCGGTGCCGCCGCGGCCAGCTGCTCGCCTACTTCGGCCAGGACCCGGACGGGTCGGCCTGCGGCAACTGCGACACCTGCCTGACCCCGCCCCAGACCTGGGACGGCACGATCGCCGCGCAGAAGGTGCTGTCGACGGTGGTACGGCTGCAGCGCGAGCGCGGGCAGAAGTTCGGCGCGATGCAGATCGTCGACATCCTGCTCGGCAAACGCACGGCCAAGGTGATCCAGTTCGACCACGACCAGCTGTCCGTCTTCGGCATCGGGCAGGACCACGCAGAGGGGGAGTGGCGGGGAGTCGTCCGCCAGCTGCTCGCCCAGGGCCTGCTCGCGGTCGAGGGGGAGTACGGCACGCTGGTGCTCACCGAGAGCAGCGGCTCGGTGCTGCGGCGGGAGCGGGAGGTGCCGCTGCGCAAGGAGCCCGAGAAGCCGGCCGGATCGCGGTCCCGGTCGGGCGGCGGTTCCGGCGGCGACCGCAAGGCCAAGGCCGTCGCCGAGCTGCCCGAGGAGCTCCTCCCCGCCTTCGAGGCCCTGCGCGCCTGGCGTGCCGAGCAGGCGCGGGAGCAGGGCGTCCCGGCGTACGTCATCTTCCACGACGCCACCCTGCGCGAGATCGTCTCCCGCAGGCCCTCCTCGGTGCGTGAGCTGGGCACGGTGAACGGCGTCGGCGAGAAGAAGCTCGTCACCTACGGGGAGGGCGTCCTCGAGGTGCTGGCCTCCCTGAACGGTGAGGCCCCGGCCCCAGCCACGGCCCCGGCTCCCTCGGGCGCCGGGGACCCGGAGGACCACTGGCCCGACGAGCCCGAGCCCGACGACTGGATATAG
- the nuoK gene encoding NADH-quinone oxidoreductase subunit NuoK — MNPVNYLYLAALLFTIGATGVLIRRNAIVVFMCIELMLNACNLAFVVFSRMHGNLDGQIIAFFTMVVAAAEVVVGLAIIVSLFRTRHSASVDDASLMKL, encoded by the coding sequence GTGAACCCGGTCAACTACCTCTACCTCGCCGCCCTGCTGTTCACGATCGGCGCGACGGGCGTACTGATCCGGCGCAACGCCATCGTGGTCTTCATGTGCATCGAGCTGATGCTGAACGCCTGCAACCTCGCGTTCGTCGTCTTCTCCCGGATGCACGGCAACCTCGACGGCCAGATCATCGCGTTCTTCACGATGGTCGTCGCCGCCGCGGAGGTCGTGGTGGGCCTCGCGATCATCGTGTCGCTGTTCCGCACCCGCCACTCGGCCTCGGTCGACGACGCCAGCCTGATGAAGCTGTAA
- a CDS encoding NADH-quinone oxidoreductase subunit M, which translates to MSFPLLTATAALPALGAVATAAVPAAQRTAAKWLALVVSLATLALAAVVLVRFDPDGARYQLTESHPWIADFGVRYEVGVDGIAVALIALTALLIPFIVLAGWHDADPLETGSRRWRPTQGFFALILAVEAMVIISFEATDVFVFYIFFEAMLIPMYFLIGGFGDRAHEHGEETAATQRSYAAVKFLLYNLVGGLIMLAAVIGLYVVAGNFSLQEIAEARANGSLHMATNTERWLFLGFFFAFAVKAPLWPLHTWLPNAMQESTAPVAVLITAVVDKVGTFAMLRFCLQLFPEASKWATPVILVLALISIVYGALLAVGQRDIKRLVAYASISHFGFIVLGIFAMTSQGQSGATLYMVNHGISTAALMLVAGFLISRRGSRLIADYGGVQKVAPVLAGTFLIGGLATLSLPGLAPFVSEFLVLVGTFTRYPAVGIIATFGIVLAALYTLVLYQRTMTGPVKPEVSAMPDLRARELVVVAPLIVLLIFLGVYPKPVTDIVNPAVKQTMSDVQKKDPKPEVEAAK; encoded by the coding sequence ATGTCCTTTCCTCTGCTGACAGCGACGGCGGCGCTCCCGGCGCTCGGGGCCGTCGCCACGGCCGCCGTACCGGCCGCACAACGTACCGCCGCCAAATGGCTGGCGCTGGTCGTCTCGCTCGCGACGCTCGCCCTGGCGGCCGTCGTCCTGGTCCGCTTCGACCCCGACGGCGCCCGCTACCAGCTCACCGAGTCCCACCCCTGGATCGCGGACTTCGGGGTGCGCTACGAAGTGGGCGTGGACGGCATCGCGGTGGCGTTGATCGCGCTGACCGCCCTGCTCATCCCGTTCATCGTCCTGGCCGGCTGGCACGACGCCGACCCGCTGGAGACCGGCAGCCGCCGCTGGCGCCCCACCCAGGGCTTCTTCGCGCTGATCCTCGCCGTCGAGGCGATGGTGATCATCTCCTTCGAGGCCACCGACGTCTTCGTCTTCTACATCTTCTTCGAAGCCATGCTCATCCCGATGTACTTCCTCATCGGCGGCTTCGGGGACCGTGCCCACGAGCACGGCGAGGAGACGGCCGCCACCCAGCGGTCGTACGCGGCGGTCAAGTTCCTGCTCTACAACCTGGTCGGCGGCCTGATCATGCTGGCCGCGGTGATCGGCCTGTACGTGGTCGCCGGGAACTTCTCCCTCCAGGAGATCGCCGAGGCACGCGCCAACGGTTCGCTGCACATGGCGACGAACACCGAACGCTGGCTGTTCCTCGGCTTCTTCTTCGCCTTCGCGGTCAAGGCGCCGCTGTGGCCGCTGCACACCTGGCTGCCCAACGCCATGCAGGAGTCCACCGCCCCGGTCGCCGTCCTCATCACGGCGGTCGTCGACAAGGTGGGCACCTTCGCGATGCTCCGCTTCTGCCTTCAGCTCTTCCCGGAGGCCAGCAAGTGGGCGACGCCCGTGATCCTCGTCCTCGCGCTCATCAGCATCGTCTACGGCGCCCTGCTCGCCGTCGGCCAGCGGGACATCAAGCGGCTGGTGGCGTACGCGTCGATCTCGCACTTCGGCTTCATCGTCCTCGGCATCTTCGCGATGACCAGTCAGGGCCAGTCCGGCGCCACGCTCTACATGGTCAACCACGGCATCTCCACGGCCGCGCTGATGCTGGTCGCCGGCTTCCTGATCTCCCGGCGCGGCTCGCGGCTCATCGCCGACTACGGCGGCGTCCAGAAGGTCGCCCCGGTGCTCGCCGGCACCTTCCTGATCGGTGGTCTCGCCACCCTCTCCCTGCCGGGGCTCGCGCCGTTCGTGAGTGAGTTCCTCGTGCTGGTCGGCACGTTCACGCGCTACCCGGCCGTGGGCATCATCGCCACCTTCGGCATCGTGCTTGCCGCGCTCTACACCCTCGTCCTCTACCAGCGGACGATGACCGGCCCGGTGAAGCCCGAGGTCTCGGCGATGCCCGACCTCCGCGCGCGTGAGCTCGTGGTCGTCGCCCCGTTGATCGTTCTGCTGATCTTCCTGGGCGTCTACCCGAAGCCCGTCACGGACATCGTCAATCCGGCGGTCAAACAGACCATGTCCGACGTCCAGAAGAAGGACCCCAAGCCCGAGGTGGAGGCGGCCAAGTGA
- the nuoI gene encoding NADH-quinone oxidoreductase subunit NuoI, with the protein MAEEPKETKPGFQNPVAGFGVTFKAMFKKRLTEQYPEQKKTTAPRFHGRHQLNRHPDGLEKCVGCELCAWACPADAIYVEGADNTDEERYSPGERYGRVYQINYARCILCGLCIEACPTRALTMTNEFELADSSRANLIYTKEQLLAGLEEGMVDTPHSIFPGTDEQDYYRGLVTQAAPGTVRQVAVSEGEVPQEAASTFGEDEPASGKVIGR; encoded by the coding sequence ATGGCTGAGGAACCCAAGGAGACCAAGCCCGGTTTCCAGAACCCCGTCGCCGGCTTCGGCGTGACCTTCAAGGCCATGTTCAAGAAGCGGCTGACCGAGCAGTACCCGGAGCAGAAGAAGACCACGGCTCCGCGGTTCCACGGACGGCACCAGCTCAACCGCCATCCGGACGGCCTGGAGAAGTGCGTCGGCTGCGAGCTGTGCGCCTGGGCCTGCCCCGCCGACGCCATCTACGTGGAAGGCGCCGACAACACCGACGAGGAGCGCTACTCGCCGGGCGAGCGGTACGGCCGCGTCTACCAGATCAACTACGCCCGCTGCATCCTGTGCGGGCTGTGCATCGAGGCGTGCCCCACGCGCGCGCTGACGATGACCAACGAGTTCGAGCTGGCCGACTCCAGCCGCGCGAACCTCATCTACACCAAGGAGCAGCTGCTCGCCGGCCTCGAGGAGGGCATGGTCGACACGCCCCACTCGATCTTCCCGGGGACGGACGAACAGGACTACTACCGGGGCCTGGTGACGCAGGCCGCGCCCGGTACGGTCCGGCAGGTCGCCGTCTCCGAGGGCGAGGTCCCGCAGGAGGCCGCGTCCACCTTCGGCGAGGACGAGCCGGCCTCCGGGAAGGTGATCGGCCGATGA
- the nuoN gene encoding NADH-quinone oxidoreductase subunit NuoN, with protein sequence MSAAAVHSLWTTAADPISKIDAPKIEYGQLSPTLIVVGAALVGVLVEAFVPRKSRYYAQVFVSAVALCAAFAAVVALAADGYGTTKAHIAAMGAIAVDGPSLFLQGTILLAGLVGLFTFAERRLDPAAHGNRVDSFAAQAASVPGSDSEKAAVKAGFTTTEVFPLLLFAIAGMLVFPSANDLLTLFVALEVFSLPLYLLCAVARRKRLMSQEAAVKYFLLGAFASAFTLFGIAMLYGYAGSVSYARIAQVVDGTVTNVDPALAGTMGNDVLLLIGTALVVMGLLFKVGAVPFHMWTPDVYQGAPTPVTGFMAAATKVAAFGALLRLLYVVLPGMRWDWRPVMWAVAVITMLGGAIVAITQTDIKRLLAYSSIAHAGFILAGVIATSKDGVSSVLFYLAAYSFVTIGAFAVVTLVRDAGGEATHLSKWAGLGRRSPLVAAVFAVFLLAFAGIPLTSGFAGKFAVFKAAAEGGAAPLVVIGVISSAIAAFFYIRVIVLMFFSEPRPEGPTVAVPSPLTMAAIGVGVAVTLVLGVAPQYFLNLASQAGVFVR encoded by the coding sequence GTGAGCGCAGCAGCCGTCCACAGCCTGTGGACAACCGCGGCCGACCCGATCTCGAAGATCGACGCGCCGAAGATCGAATACGGACAGCTGTCGCCGACCCTGATCGTCGTCGGCGCCGCGCTGGTCGGCGTGCTCGTCGAGGCGTTCGTCCCGCGCAAGTCCCGGTACTACGCGCAGGTGTTCGTGTCCGCCGTGGCCCTGTGCGCCGCGTTCGCCGCGGTCGTGGCACTCGCGGCCGACGGATACGGCACCACCAAGGCGCACATCGCCGCCATGGGCGCGATCGCGGTCGACGGACCGTCCCTGTTCCTCCAGGGCACGATCCTGCTGGCCGGCCTGGTCGGCCTGTTCACGTTCGCCGAACGCCGCCTCGACCCGGCCGCCCACGGCAACCGGGTCGACTCCTTCGCCGCACAGGCCGCGTCCGTGCCCGGCAGCGACAGCGAGAAGGCCGCCGTCAAGGCCGGGTTCACCACCACCGAGGTCTTCCCGCTGCTGCTCTTCGCGATCGCGGGCATGCTGGTGTTCCCCTCGGCCAACGACCTGCTGACGCTGTTCGTGGCCCTGGAGGTCTTCTCCCTGCCGCTGTACCTGCTGTGCGCGGTCGCCCGCCGCAAGCGGCTCATGTCGCAGGAGGCCGCGGTCAAGTACTTCCTGCTCGGCGCGTTCGCCTCCGCGTTCACGCTGTTCGGCATCGCCATGCTGTACGGCTACGCGGGCTCCGTGTCGTACGCGCGCATCGCGCAGGTCGTCGACGGCACCGTCACCAACGTCGACCCGGCACTCGCCGGCACCATGGGCAACGACGTACTGCTGCTCATCGGCACCGCCCTGGTCGTGATGGGCCTGCTCTTCAAGGTCGGCGCGGTGCCGTTCCACATGTGGACGCCCGACGTCTACCAGGGCGCGCCCACCCCGGTCACCGGCTTCATGGCGGCGGCCACCAAGGTCGCCGCGTTCGGCGCGCTGCTCCGCCTGCTGTACGTCGTCCTGCCCGGGATGCGCTGGGACTGGCGGCCGGTCATGTGGGCGGTGGCGGTCATCACCATGCTGGGCGGTGCGATCGTCGCCATCACGCAGACCGACATCAAGCGACTGCTGGCGTACTCGTCCATCGCGCACGCCGGATTCATCCTCGCGGGTGTCATCGCCACCTCGAAGGACGGCGTCTCCTCCGTCCTCTTCTACCTGGCCGCGTACTCCTTCGTGACGATCGGCGCGTTCGCCGTGGTCACGCTGGTGCGCGACGCGGGCGGAGAGGCGACCCACCTGTCGAAGTGGGCGGGACTCGGGCGCCGGTCGCCGCTGGTGGCGGCCGTGTTCGCGGTGTTCCTGCTGGCCTTCGCCGGTATCCCGCTGACCTCCGGGTTCGCCGGGAAGTTCGCCGTGTTCAAGGCGGCGGCGGAGGGCGGTGCGGCCCCGCTGGTCGTCATCGGTGTGATCTCCTCGGCGATCGCCGCGTTCTTCTACATCCGGGTGATCGTGCTGATGTTCTTCAGCGAGCCGAGGCCGGAGGGCCCGACCGTGGCCGTCCCCTCACCGCTGACCATGGCGGCGATCGGCGTGGGCGTGGCGGTGACGCTGGTGCTCGGCGTGGCGCCGCAGTACTTCCTGAACCTGGCGAGCCAGGCGGGAGTCTTCGTGCGCTGA
- the nuoH gene encoding NADH-quinone oxidoreductase subunit NuoH encodes MSPYLAAEDLSMFGRDPWWLVVVKAVFCFAFLMVTVLFSIVWERKVVAWMQLRIGPNRHGPWGMLQSLADGVKLMLKEDIIVKRADKVVYVLAPIVAAVPAFMAIAVIPFGPADNEISIFGTRTTMQLTDLPIALLYILAVASVGIYGIVLAGWSSGSTYPLLGGLRSCAQMISYEIAMGAAFASVFLYSGSMSTSTIVEQQHDRWYILLLPVSFILYIVTMVGETNRAPFDMPESEGDLVGGFNTEYSSIKFAMFMLAEYVNMVTVSAVSTTLFLGGWRAPWPISGFWEGANHGWWPLLWFVIKVQLLLFFFIWLRGTLPRVRYDQLMKLGWKVLIPVSVTWLMLVATVRALRNENYDFADIALYVGGGVLALLLISFVADMFRDKGRAAEQAATQPAGFDPMAGGFPVPPLPGQELPPVPRRRSHRDRELIVSGGPDTVSDGPTDGKEASDG; translated from the coding sequence ATGAGCCCGTACCTCGCCGCTGAAGACCTCTCGATGTTCGGCCGCGACCCTTGGTGGCTGGTCGTCGTCAAGGCCGTCTTCTGCTTCGCCTTCCTGATGGTGACCGTGCTGTTCTCCATCGTCTGGGAACGCAAGGTCGTCGCCTGGATGCAGCTGCGCATCGGCCCCAACCGGCACGGCCCCTGGGGCATGCTCCAGTCGCTCGCCGACGGTGTGAAGCTGATGCTCAAGGAAGACATCATCGTCAAGCGCGCGGACAAGGTGGTCTACGTCCTCGCGCCGATCGTCGCGGCCGTCCCGGCCTTCATGGCGATCGCGGTGATCCCCTTCGGGCCGGCCGACAACGAGATCTCGATCTTCGGCACACGCACCACGATGCAGCTCACCGACCTGCCGATCGCGCTGCTCTACATCCTCGCGGTCGCCTCCGTCGGCATCTACGGCATCGTGCTGGCGGGTTGGAGTTCCGGATCCACCTACCCGCTCCTCGGCGGCCTGCGCTCCTGCGCGCAGATGATCTCGTACGAGATCGCCATGGGCGCCGCGTTCGCCTCCGTGTTCCTGTACTCGGGGTCGATGTCGACGTCCACGATCGTCGAGCAGCAGCACGACCGCTGGTACATCCTGCTGCTGCCGGTCTCGTTCATCCTCTACATCGTCACGATGGTCGGCGAGACCAACCGCGCCCCGTTCGACATGCCGGAGTCCGAGGGCGACCTCGTCGGCGGCTTCAACACCGAGTACTCGTCGATCAAGTTCGCGATGTTCATGCTCGCCGAGTACGTGAACATGGTGACGGTCTCGGCCGTCTCGACCACCCTCTTCCTCGGCGGCTGGCGCGCCCCCTGGCCGATCAGCGGCTTCTGGGAGGGCGCGAACCACGGATGGTGGCCGCTGCTCTGGTTCGTCATCAAGGTCCAGCTGCTGCTGTTCTTCTTCATCTGGCTGCGCGGCACCCTGCCCCGCGTCCGCTACGACCAGCTGATGAAGCTCGGCTGGAAGGTTCTCATCCCGGTCTCGGTGACCTGGCTGATGCTGGTCGCGACCGTGCGCGCGCTGCGCAACGAGAACTACGACTTCGCCGACATCGCCCTCTACGTCGGCGGCGGTGTCCTCGCCCTGCTGCTGATCTCCTTCGTCGCCGACATGTTCCGCGACAAGGGCAGGGCGGCCGAACAGGCCGCCACCCAGCCGGCCGGCTTCGACCCGATGGCGGGCGGATTCCCCGTCCCGCCGCTTCCCGGACAGGAGCTGCCGCCGGTGCCCAGGCGCCGCTCGCACCGTGACCGCGAGCTGATTGTCAGTGGCGGGCCGGACACTGTCAGTGACGGACCTACGGATGGAAAGGAGGCGTCCGATGGCTGA
- the nuoL gene encoding NADH-quinone oxidoreductase subunit L has protein sequence MENLIALLIAAPLLGAAVLLVGGRRLDRVGHWLGTVMSTASFVFGLILFADLLGKEAEQRTLTQHLWTWISVGSFQADVTFRLDQLSMTFVLLITGVGSLIHLYSVGYMEHDERRRRFFGYLNLFLAAMLLLVLADNYLLLYVGWEGVGLASYLLIGFWQHKPSAATAAKKAFLVNRVGDMGLSIAIMLMFTTFGSFAFGPVLSHTGDTSEGRLTAIGLMLLLAACGKSAQVPLQSWLGDAMEGPTPVSALIHAATMVTAGVYLIVRSGAIFNAAPDAQLTVTVVGAVTLLFGAIVGCAKDDIKKALAGSTMSQIGYMVLAAGLGPIGYVFAIMHLVTHGFFKAGLFLGAGSVMHGMNDEVDMRRYGGLRKYMPITFITFGLGYLAIIGFPFLSGFYSKDAIIEAAFAKGGTQGWILGGVALLGAAITAFYMTRVMLMTFFGEERWRNQPTRSPEAPSAEPAAEHHGEHAEPHPHESPKVMTIPMVVLAVGSVFAGFFFHLGDRFVNWLEPVTGHSEGDSPLSATTVTGATIVCLVVGVGIAYAQYGRKPVPVVAPRGSLLTRAARRDLLQDDFNHVVLVRGGEHLTRSLVYVDHTLVDGVVNGTAAGFGGLSGRLRRLQNGFARSYAVSMFGGAALLVAATLLMRAV, from the coding sequence GTGGAGAACCTGATCGCGCTGCTCATCGCGGCGCCCCTGCTCGGAGCGGCCGTCCTCCTGGTCGGCGGCCGGCGACTCGACCGCGTCGGCCACTGGCTCGGCACCGTCATGTCGACCGCCTCCTTCGTGTTCGGCCTGATCCTCTTCGCCGACCTGCTCGGCAAGGAGGCCGAACAGCGCACGCTGACCCAGCACCTGTGGACGTGGATCTCGGTCGGCAGCTTCCAGGCGGACGTCACCTTCCGCCTCGACCAGCTGTCGATGACCTTCGTCCTGCTGATCACCGGCGTCGGCTCGCTGATCCACCTGTACTCGGTCGGGTACATGGAGCACGACGAGCGCCGCCGCCGCTTCTTCGGCTACCTCAACCTGTTCCTCGCGGCGATGCTGCTGCTCGTCCTCGCGGACAACTACCTGCTGCTGTACGTCGGCTGGGAGGGCGTCGGTCTCGCCTCGTACCTGCTGATCGGCTTCTGGCAGCACAAGCCCAGCGCGGCCACGGCAGCCAAGAAGGCCTTCCTGGTCAACCGTGTCGGCGACATGGGTCTGTCGATCGCGATCATGCTGATGTTCACGACGTTCGGCAGCTTCGCCTTCGGCCCGGTCCTCAGCCACACCGGCGACACCTCCGAGGGCAGGCTCACCGCCATCGGCCTGATGCTGCTGCTCGCCGCCTGCGGCAAGTCGGCCCAGGTGCCGCTGCAGTCCTGGCTCGGGGACGCCATGGAGGGCCCGACCCCGGTCTCGGCCCTCATCCACGCCGCGACGATGGTGACGGCGGGCGTGTACCTGATCGTCCGCTCCGGAGCCATCTTCAACGCCGCCCCCGACGCCCAGCTGACCGTCACCGTGGTCGGCGCGGTCACGCTCCTCTTCGGCGCGATCGTCGGTTGCGCCAAGGACGACATCAAGAAGGCGCTGGCCGGCTCGACCATGTCGCAGATCGGCTACATGGTGCTGGCCGCGGGCCTCGGCCCCATCGGCTACGTCTTCGCGATCATGCACCTGGTGACGCACGGCTTCTTCAAGGCCGGGCTCTTCCTCGGCGCCGGCTCGGTCATGCACGGTATGAACGACGAGGTCGACATGCGCCGGTACGGCGGCCTGCGCAAGTACATGCCGATCACCTTCATCACCTTCGGCCTCGGCTACCTGGCCATCATCGGCTTCCCGTTCCTGTCCGGGTTCTACTCCAAGGACGCGATCATCGAGGCCGCCTTCGCCAAGGGCGGCACGCAGGGTTGGATCCTCGGCGGCGTGGCCCTGCTGGGCGCCGCCATCACCGCCTTCTACATGACGCGCGTGATGCTGATGACGTTCTTCGGCGAGGAACGCTGGCGGAACCAACCCACCCGCTCCCCGGAGGCCCCGAGCGCCGAGCCCGCGGCCGAGCACCACGGCGAGCACGCCGAGCCGCACCCGCACGAGTCGCCCAAGGTCATGACGATCCCCATGGTCGTGCTGGCCGTCGGATCGGTCTTCGCCGGCTTCTTCTTCCACCTCGGCGACCGCTTCGTGAACTGGCTGGAGCCCGTCACCGGCCACAGCGAGGGCGACTCGCCGCTCAGCGCGACCACGGTCACCGGCGCGACCATCGTCTGCCTGGTCGTCGGCGTCGGCATCGCCTACGCCCAGTACGGCCGCAAGCCCGTCCCGGTCGTCGCCCCACGCGGTTCGCTGCTCACCCGCGCGGCCCGCCGCGACCTGCTCCAGGACGACTTCAACCACGTCGTCCTGGTGCGCGGCGGGGAGCACCTCACGCGCTCCCTTGTGTACGTCGACCACACCCTGGTCGACGGCGTCGTCAACGGCACGGCGGCCGGCTTCGGCGGCCTGTCCGGACGGCTGCGCCGGCTCCAGAACGGCTTCGCCCGCTCCTACGCGGTCTCGATGTTCGGCGGTGCGGCACTCCTGGTCGCCGCGACCCTGCTGATGAGGGCGGTCTGA